Proteins from a genomic interval of Microbacterium phyllosphaerae:
- a CDS encoding HhH-GPD-type base excision DNA repair protein — MALHITGDTAADALLTDNPLALLVGMLLDQQVPMETAFAGPLKIEQRTGAADATAIAGMDPDEFLEAFKTTPAVHRFPGSMATRVQTLCQELVDQWGGDASAIWTDGNPSGAEVLKRLKALPGFGEQKAKIFLALLGKQYGFTGAGWREAAGDYGVEGSFRSVADIVSPESLTKVREHKKAMKAAAKAKA; from the coding sequence ATGGCCCTTCACATCACCGGAGACACCGCCGCAGACGCCCTGCTCACCGACAACCCGCTCGCTCTGCTGGTCGGGATGCTGCTGGATCAGCAGGTCCCGATGGAGACCGCGTTCGCAGGCCCGCTCAAGATCGAGCAGCGCACCGGCGCCGCGGATGCGACCGCCATCGCCGGCATGGACCCTGACGAGTTCCTCGAGGCATTCAAGACGACTCCGGCCGTGCACCGGTTCCCCGGTTCGATGGCGACCCGCGTGCAGACGCTGTGCCAGGAGCTCGTGGATCAGTGGGGCGGAGACGCGTCGGCGATCTGGACCGACGGGAACCCCTCTGGTGCCGAGGTTCTGAAGAGACTCAAGGCACTGCCGGGCTTCGGCGAGCAGAAGGCCAAGATCTTCCTCGCGCTGCTCGGCAAGCAGTACGGCTTCACCGGTGCAGGCTGGCGCGAGGCCGCCGGCGACTACGGCGTCGAGGGCTCGTTCCGGAGCGTCGCCGACATCGTCTCGCCCGAGTCGCTGACCAAGGTGCGCGAGCACAAGAAGGCGATGAAGGCAGCGGCGAAAGCGAAGGCATGA
- a CDS encoding glycine--tRNA ligase, with product MAEQSRLDKVIALARHRGFVFQAGEIYGGSRSAWDYGPLGTELKENIRRQWWQTFVRGRGDMVGLDSSIILPKRVWEASGHVATFTDPLVECLSCHKRFRADNLIEDFEARKGRKAENGLADVPCPNCGTKGQYTEPKSFSGLVKTYLGVVDDESGLHFLRPETAQGIFVNFSNVLTASRKKPPFGIGQVGKAFRNEITPGNFIFRTREFEQMEIEFFTPPAEAQEWFEHWVEACWNWFIDLGIDPENMRQFDVPEDDRAHYSAGTIDVEYRFGFTGKEWGELMGVANRTDYDLSSHSEASGQSLTYFDQATGDRYTPYVIEPSFGLTRAMMAFLVDAYREEEVPNAKGGTDVRTVLKLDPRLAPVKAAVLPLSRNERLSPLAREVADTLRSSWAVDFDDAGAIGRRYRRQDEIGTPFCVTIDFDSLDDRAVTVRDRDTMAQERVSIDELHQYLAERLKGA from the coding sequence GTGGCCGAACAGTCCCGTCTTGACAAGGTCATCGCCCTTGCCCGCCACCGCGGGTTCGTCTTCCAGGCGGGTGAGATCTACGGCGGTTCGCGGTCCGCGTGGGACTACGGGCCCCTCGGTACGGAGCTCAAAGAGAACATCCGCCGCCAGTGGTGGCAGACGTTCGTCCGTGGTCGTGGCGACATGGTGGGTCTCGACTCCAGCATCATCCTGCCCAAGCGCGTCTGGGAGGCGTCGGGTCACGTCGCCACCTTCACCGACCCGCTGGTCGAATGCCTGAGCTGTCACAAGCGCTTCCGCGCCGACAACCTCATCGAGGACTTCGAGGCGCGCAAGGGACGCAAGGCCGAGAACGGCCTCGCCGACGTGCCCTGCCCGAACTGCGGCACGAAGGGCCAGTACACCGAGCCCAAGTCGTTCTCGGGTCTGGTCAAGACGTACCTGGGTGTCGTCGACGACGAGTCGGGCCTGCACTTCCTGCGCCCCGAGACCGCGCAGGGCATCTTCGTGAACTTCTCGAACGTGCTCACCGCCAGCCGCAAGAAGCCGCCGTTCGGCATCGGCCAGGTCGGCAAGGCGTTCCGCAACGAGATCACGCCGGGTAACTTCATCTTCCGCACGCGCGAGTTCGAGCAGATGGAGATCGAGTTCTTCACGCCGCCGGCCGAAGCGCAGGAGTGGTTCGAGCACTGGGTCGAGGCCTGCTGGAACTGGTTCATCGACCTCGGTATCGACCCCGAGAACATGCGGCAGTTCGACGTGCCCGAAGACGACCGGGCGCACTACTCCGCCGGCACGATCGACGTCGAGTACCGCTTCGGTTTCACGGGCAAGGAGTGGGGCGAGCTCATGGGCGTCGCCAACCGCACCGACTACGACCTGTCGAGCCACAGCGAGGCCTCGGGGCAGAGCCTGACCTACTTCGACCAGGCCACGGGCGACCGGTACACCCCGTATGTGATCGAGCCGTCGTTCGGCCTCACCCGCGCCATGATGGCGTTCCTCGTCGACGCCTACCGCGAAGAAGAGGTGCCGAACGCCAAGGGCGGCACCGACGTCCGCACCGTTCTCAAGCTCGACCCGCGTCTCGCCCCGGTCAAGGCCGCCGTGCTGCCGCTGAGTCGCAACGAGCGACTTTCGCCGCTGGCGCGCGAGGTCGCCGACACGCTGCGCAGCTCGTGGGCCGTCGACTTCGACGACGCGGGCGCCATCGGTCGTCGCTACCGCCGACAGGACGAGATCGGCACACCGTTCTGCGTCACGATCGACTTCGACTCGCTCGACGATCGCGCCGTCACCGTGCGCGACCGCGACACCATGGCGCAGGAGCGCGTCTCGATCGACGAGCTGCACCAGTACCTCGCCGAGCGACTCAAGGGTGCCTGA
- a CDS encoding GNAT family N-acetyltransferase: MRTIRDLDTVELIIDAQSLLDSIRGPERVIDAGTLRALQQSGNYVVGLFDAEGGEERMVGASIAFFGAPARRAMHSHITALLPDYRGRGWGRELKEHQRQWAFSRDVGRITWTFDPLVARNAHFFLTVLGARVTGYSVNRYGIFGGGDAGDESDRLDVEWALADIAKPPASDAVVETLEIPSDIETIRVEDPDAAHEWRTRLRAQMEGLLGSGLTLAGFDVEKGYLFTA; encoded by the coding sequence GTGCGAACCATCCGTGATCTGGACACCGTTGAACTCATCATCGACGCGCAGAGCCTGCTCGACTCCATCCGTGGACCCGAGCGAGTCATCGACGCGGGAACCCTGCGTGCCCTGCAGCAGTCGGGCAACTACGTCGTCGGACTCTTCGACGCCGAGGGCGGAGAGGAGCGGATGGTCGGTGCCTCGATCGCCTTCTTCGGTGCTCCCGCTCGCCGTGCGATGCACTCGCACATCACCGCGCTCCTGCCTGACTACCGCGGTCGCGGCTGGGGTCGGGAGCTCAAGGAGCACCAGCGCCAGTGGGCTTTCTCTCGCGACGTGGGCCGCATCACCTGGACGTTCGACCCGCTCGTCGCCCGCAACGCGCACTTCTTCCTGACGGTGCTCGGCGCACGGGTGACCGGGTACTCCGTCAACCGGTACGGCATCTTCGGGGGCGGAGATGCCGGAGACGAGAGCGACCGGCTCGACGTCGAGTGGGCGCTGGCCGACATCGCCAAGCCCCCGGCATCCGATGCCGTCGTCGAGACGCTCGAGATCCCCTCGGACATCGAGACGATCCGGGTGGAGGATCCGGATGCTGCGCACGAGTGGCGCACCCGCCTGCGCGCGCAGATGGAAGGGCTCCTGGGCAGCGGTCTCACCCTCGCGGGCTTCGACGTCGAGAAGGGCTACCTCTTCACGGCATGA
- a CDS encoding peptide MFS transporter, whose product MASSETTADKSDTRFFGQPWALVHIFGVEMWERFSFYGMQGILLIYLYFSVSEGGLGLSQAVAGGIVGAYGGSVYLSTILGAWIADRMLGSERVLFLSAIVIVAGHVALALLPGFLGVGVGLVLVALGSGGLKANATSVVGTLYSADDSRRDAGFSLFYLGINLGAFLGPILTGILQSSLGFHYGFGLAAIGMTLGLVQYSFGRRALPDEARRVPNPLPSSRYPLVAIIALAAIALIVVLVLVGVIKADNLSTIVIIATVVAAVAYFAVILSSRRIDGTERSRVWGFLPLFVTSVAFWSLYQQQFTVLTVYSDERLDRNIFGFEMPVSWVQSINPVFIIILSGVFAAIWTRLGTRQPSTPVKFALGAIIMGAAFLLFLPFAGGGANSTPLIAIVGILLVFTIAELLISPVGLSVTTKLAPKTFHTQMVALFFLSIALGTAISGWLVRFYDPTNEVPYFSILGGIAILVGLGLLLSVKPVLRLMKGVS is encoded by the coding sequence ATGGCATCCAGCGAGACCACCGCCGACAAGTCCGACACCCGGTTCTTCGGCCAGCCCTGGGCACTCGTCCACATCTTCGGCGTCGAGATGTGGGAGCGGTTCAGCTTCTACGGCATGCAGGGCATCCTGCTCATCTACCTGTACTTCTCGGTCAGCGAGGGAGGCCTCGGCCTGTCGCAGGCCGTCGCCGGTGGCATCGTCGGCGCGTACGGCGGATCGGTCTACCTCTCCACCATCCTCGGCGCCTGGATCGCCGACCGGATGCTGGGCTCGGAGCGTGTGCTGTTCCTCAGCGCGATCGTGATCGTCGCCGGCCACGTCGCCCTCGCCTTGCTCCCCGGATTCCTCGGCGTGGGCGTCGGCCTCGTGCTCGTCGCCCTCGGCTCGGGCGGCCTCAAGGCCAACGCGACCTCCGTGGTCGGCACGCTCTACAGTGCCGACGACTCCCGCCGCGACGCCGGTTTCTCGCTCTTCTACCTCGGCATCAACCTCGGCGCCTTCCTCGGCCCGATCCTGACCGGCATCCTGCAGTCGTCGCTCGGTTTCCACTACGGGTTCGGGCTCGCCGCGATCGGTATGACGCTCGGTCTGGTTCAGTATTCCTTCGGGCGCCGCGCCCTGCCCGACGAAGCTCGTCGCGTGCCCAACCCGCTGCCCTCCTCGCGCTACCCGCTCGTCGCGATCATCGCGCTGGCCGCGATCGCCCTGATCGTCGTGCTCGTGCTCGTGGGCGTCATCAAGGCCGACAACCTGTCGACCATCGTCATCATCGCCACGGTCGTCGCGGCCGTCGCCTACTTCGCCGTCATCCTCAGCAGCCGCCGGATCGACGGCACCGAGCGCTCGCGGGTGTGGGGCTTCCTGCCCCTGTTCGTCACCAGTGTCGCCTTCTGGTCGCTGTACCAGCAGCAGTTCACGGTGCTCACGGTCTACTCCGACGAGCGACTCGATCGCAACATCTTCGGATTCGAGATGCCCGTCTCGTGGGTGCAGTCGATCAACCCGGTGTTCATCATCATCCTGTCGGGCGTGTTCGCGGCGATCTGGACCCGCCTCGGCACCCGCCAGCCGTCGACACCGGTGAAGTTCGCCCTCGGCGCGATCATCATGGGTGCGGCGTTCCTCCTCTTTCTCCCCTTCGCGGGCGGTGGGGCGAACTCCACTCCGCTGATCGCGATCGTCGGCATCCTGCTGGTGTTCACGATCGCCGAGCTGCTGATCTCGCCGGTCGGACTCTCGGTGACGACGAAGCTCGCGCCGAAGACGTTCCACACGCAGATGGTCGCGCTGTTCTTCCTGTCGATCGCGCTGGGCACCGCGATCTCGGGCTGGCTCGTGCGGTTCTACGACCCGACGAACGAGGTGCCGTACTTCTCGATCCTCGGCGGCATCGCGATCCTGGTCGGGCTCGGACTGCTGCTCTCGGTCAAGCCCGTGCTGCGACTCATGAAGGGCGTGAGCTGA
- a CDS encoding MFS transporter translates to MGENEDRARRRLSRTPPKWAIVAVLAFAGLCSSFMFTLVVPLQAELPRLLNASREDTTWVVTITLLVAAVATPISGRLGDMYGKRRVVIVLLGLLILGSLIAALSGSIVGVIIGRALQGAVTGVVPLGIAIMRDVLPPERLGTAVALMSATMGVGGAIGMPVAALLAVNADWHWLFWLAAGLGVVGLALVLLVIPEDVLRFPGRLDVLGAIGLAIGLTGILLFVSRGAEWGWTAPLTLTCIIGGVGVLLIWGWYQLRTKDPLLDLRVAARPAVLFTNIAAIGMGFALFASNVTFPQLLEGPAASGAGFGLDMVSASLIIMPAGLVMMVISPLSGWLERTVGPRPLFTVGAGAIVLAYVFVLLWSSEVWHILVGNLLIGVGIGFTFAAMPMIIMRSVPANETGASNGLNALFRSVGTSSASAVMGGVLAAMSIDVGGVSVPTRAAFDVCFWLAIAAGIVALVLSLFIPRQRAAEQHPSLPG, encoded by the coding sequence ATGGGAGAGAACGAAGATCGCGCGCGCAGAAGACTCTCCCGAACACCCCCGAAGTGGGCGATCGTCGCGGTCCTGGCGTTCGCCGGACTCTGCTCGTCGTTCATGTTCACGCTCGTCGTGCCGCTGCAGGCCGAGCTGCCCCGCCTGCTGAACGCATCGCGCGAAGACACCACCTGGGTCGTCACGATCACCCTGCTCGTCGCGGCCGTCGCGACCCCGATCTCGGGCCGCCTCGGCGACATGTACGGCAAGCGCCGCGTCGTGATCGTGCTGCTCGGTCTGCTCATCCTCGGATCACTGATCGCCGCGCTCTCGGGCTCGATCGTCGGCGTCATCATCGGCCGAGCACTCCAGGGCGCGGTCACCGGAGTGGTCCCGCTGGGAATCGCGATCATGCGCGATGTACTTCCCCCAGAGCGTCTGGGCACGGCCGTCGCGCTGATGAGCGCCACGATGGGCGTCGGCGGTGCGATCGGGATGCCGGTGGCCGCCCTCCTGGCCGTGAATGCCGACTGGCACTGGCTGTTCTGGCTCGCCGCCGGACTCGGAGTCGTCGGCCTCGCGCTCGTGCTCCTGGTGATCCCTGAGGACGTGTTGCGGTTCCCCGGCCGCCTCGACGTGCTCGGCGCGATCGGACTCGCGATCGGACTCACCGGCATCCTGCTGTTCGTCTCGCGCGGAGCCGAATGGGGGTGGACGGCGCCCTTGACCCTCACCTGCATCATCGGCGGTGTCGGCGTGCTGCTCATCTGGGGCTGGTATCAGCTGCGAACGAAGGATCCGCTGCTCGACCTGCGCGTCGCCGCGCGGCCCGCCGTGCTGTTCACGAACATCGCCGCGATCGGCATGGGTTTCGCGCTGTTCGCGTCGAACGTGACGTTCCCGCAGCTGCTCGAAGGCCCCGCCGCCTCAGGCGCCGGCTTCGGACTCGACATGGTGTCGGCCTCGCTCATCATCATGCCCGCCGGGCTCGTGATGATGGTCATCTCGCCGCTGTCGGGGTGGCTCGAACGCACGGTCGGCCCTCGGCCGCTGTTCACCGTCGGCGCCGGCGCGATCGTCCTCGCCTACGTGTTCGTGCTGCTGTGGTCGAGCGAGGTCTGGCACATCCTGGTCGGCAACCTGCTGATCGGCGTCGGCATCGGGTTCACCTTCGCCGCGATGCCGATGATCATCATGCGGTCGGTGCCGGCGAACGAGACGGGCGCCTCGAACGGACTGAACGCTCTCTTCCGCTCTGTCGGCACGTCCAGCGCCTCGGCCGTGATGGGAGGAGTGCTCGCCGCGATGAGCATCGACGTCGGAGGCGTCTCCGTCCCCACGCGGGCCGCGTTCGACGTCTGCTTCTGGCTGGCGATCGCCGCCGGCATCGTGGCGCTGGTGCTGTCGCTCTTCATCCCGCGTCAGCGCGCGGCAGAGCAGCATCCGTCGCTCCCGGGCTAA
- a CDS encoding serine hydrolase, which yields MGAPEPVDGPSLASLRRSQRTSRRLPRRAAAGRRSFTSTLRALEQLADAGAQVSVHVVDLDSHVHVLSGDDHVTMPVAGLGVVPLLIEVASAFEAGTLDPLEIVERSAIDSVSTSGLWRHLHAPALPLEDLAVLAATAGDPIAVNALLQRVGHDRVRERIESLGLRRTALLDRFRDERGPDDAPQVAVGSARELAGLFSALVNSQVVGASVSAQVSEWLSLNQDLSLVAASTGLDPFAHDHDAHGLLFINKTGRDRGVRAEAGVLAGPRAGVAYSLIVCFDDLSITHRLRAHDAFRVLGVELMEYTH from the coding sequence GTGGGTGCTCCCGAGCCTGTCGATGGGCCGTCCCTGGCCTCGCTGCGCCGCTCTCAGCGGACCAGCCGACGCTTGCCGCGTCGTGCCGCAGCGGGGCGGCGCTCGTTCACCTCGACGCTGCGGGCGCTCGAACAGCTGGCCGACGCAGGAGCGCAGGTCTCGGTGCATGTCGTCGATCTCGACAGCCACGTGCACGTGCTCTCGGGCGATGATCACGTCACGATGCCGGTCGCGGGTCTCGGCGTCGTCCCCCTTCTCATCGAGGTCGCCTCGGCCTTCGAGGCCGGAACCCTCGACCCCCTCGAGATCGTCGAACGCAGCGCGATCGACTCGGTGTCGACCTCGGGTCTGTGGCGTCATCTGCATGCCCCTGCGCTCCCGCTCGAAGACCTCGCGGTGCTCGCCGCGACCGCTGGTGACCCGATCGCGGTGAACGCGCTGCTGCAGCGGGTCGGTCATGACAGGGTGCGCGAGCGGATCGAGTCGCTCGGTCTTCGCCGCACGGCGCTGCTCGACAGGTTCCGCGACGAGCGCGGCCCCGATGACGCACCTCAGGTGGCGGTCGGCTCGGCGCGGGAACTCGCCGGGCTCTTCTCCGCCCTCGTCAACTCCCAGGTGGTCGGCGCGTCGGTGAGCGCCCAGGTCTCCGAGTGGCTCAGCCTCAACCAGGATCTCAGCCTGGTCGCGGCGTCGACCGGCCTCGACCCGTTCGCCCACGACCACGACGCGCACGGCCTGCTGTTCATCAACAAGACCGGGCGTGACCGCGGCGTGCGCGCTGAGGCGGGAGTGCTCGCCGGACCCCGCGCGGGTGTCGCCTACTCGCTGATCGTGTGCTTCGACGACCTGTCGATCACGCATCGGCTGCGCGCACACGACGCCTTCCGCGTCCTCGGGGTCGAGCTCATGGAGTACACACACTGA
- a CDS encoding M13 family metallopeptidase: MTDVLPSGLETSEFSSDIRPQDDLYRHVNGAWLARTEIPGDKARWGSFHLLAEQAEKDVRAIIEESQDAEDGTLARKIGDLFASFMDTERIAAAGVTPLAETLSEIDAIDSVATFLRTVGSYDRDGRAHLIGFYVDGDPGNPERYLPVVVQSGLSLPDESYFRLDTFAETRAAYRAHLERLLALAGIPDAAATADRSIALETELAGHHWDNVRSRDAVATYNLKTWAELQELAGVDLQPWRDAVAPEHPEAFAEIVVSQPSFLEGLGTLLVAERLDDWKAWLRAQVVHAAAPYLTDDVVQENFSFYGTELTGVPTIRERWKRGVSVTESALSEAIGKVYVERHYPPTAKAAMDELVAHLIEAYRRSITDLEWMTAETRERALAKLDSFTPKIGHPTVWRDYSSLVIDRDDLFGNVRRAAIFEHDRNVAKVGKPIDRDEWHMPPQMVNAYYNPSMNEIVFPAAILQYPFFDVSRDAAANYGGIGAVIGHEIGHGFDDQGSRYDGAGKLEDWWTDADRSAFEERTKALIAQYDELVPEGLDAAHHVNGALTIGENIGDLGGLGIALKAYELSLDGAEAPVIDGYTGVQRLLLSWAQVWQQKSRDAETLRLLTIDPHSPNEFRCNQIVRNIDAFYEAFDVAESDALWLPQDSRVTIW; this comes from the coding sequence ATGACCGACGTGCTTCCCTCTGGCCTTGAGACCTCCGAGTTCAGCTCCGACATCCGCCCGCAGGACGACCTCTATCGTCACGTCAACGGAGCGTGGCTCGCACGCACCGAGATCCCCGGTGACAAGGCGCGCTGGGGGTCGTTCCACCTGCTCGCCGAGCAGGCCGAGAAAGACGTCCGCGCCATCATCGAGGAGTCGCAGGATGCCGAAGACGGCACCCTCGCGCGCAAGATCGGCGATCTGTTCGCGAGCTTCATGGACACCGAGCGCATCGCCGCCGCCGGGGTCACGCCGCTCGCGGAGACGCTCTCCGAGATCGATGCGATCGACAGCGTCGCGACCTTCCTCCGCACGGTCGGCTCGTACGACCGCGACGGACGAGCGCACCTGATCGGCTTCTACGTCGACGGCGACCCGGGCAACCCCGAGCGCTACCTGCCCGTCGTCGTGCAGTCGGGCCTGTCGCTGCCCGACGAGAGCTACTTCCGCCTCGACACGTTCGCCGAGACCCGCGCCGCCTACCGCGCGCACCTCGAGCGGCTCCTCGCCCTCGCCGGCATCCCCGACGCGGCGGCGACCGCCGACCGTTCGATCGCCCTCGAGACGGAGCTCGCCGGGCACCACTGGGACAACGTGCGCAGCCGTGATGCCGTCGCGACCTACAACCTCAAGACGTGGGCCGAGCTGCAGGAGCTCGCCGGCGTCGACCTCCAGCCATGGCGCGACGCGGTCGCCCCCGAGCATCCCGAGGCGTTCGCCGAGATCGTGGTGTCGCAGCCGAGCTTCCTCGAGGGCCTCGGCACGCTGCTCGTCGCCGAGCGTCTCGACGACTGGAAGGCGTGGCTCCGCGCGCAGGTCGTGCACGCCGCCGCTCCGTACCTCACCGACGACGTCGTGCAGGAGAACTTCTCGTTCTACGGCACCGAGCTCACCGGCGTCCCCACGATCCGCGAGCGCTGGAAGCGCGGTGTCTCGGTCACCGAGAGCGCGCTGAGCGAGGCGATCGGCAAGGTCTACGTCGAGCGCCACTACCCGCCGACGGCGAAGGCCGCGATGGACGAGCTCGTCGCCCACCTCATCGAGGCGTACCGCCGGAGCATCACCGACCTCGAGTGGATGACGGCCGAGACCCGCGAGCGCGCGCTCGCGAAGCTCGACTCGTTCACCCCCAAGATCGGTCACCCCACGGTGTGGCGCGACTACTCGAGCCTCGTGATCGACCGCGACGACCTGTTCGGCAACGTGCGCCGCGCGGCGATCTTCGAGCACGACCGCAACGTGGCGAAGGTCGGCAAGCCGATCGACCGCGACGAGTGGCACATGCCTCCGCAGATGGTCAACGCGTACTACAACCCGTCGATGAACGAGATCGTCTTCCCGGCGGCGATCCTGCAGTACCCGTTCTTCGACGTCTCCCGCGATGCCGCAGCGAACTACGGCGGCATCGGCGCGGTCATCGGCCACGAGATCGGGCACGGCTTCGACGACCAGGGCAGCCGCTACGACGGCGCGGGCAAGCTCGAGGACTGGTGGACGGACGCCGACCGCTCGGCATTCGAGGAGCGCACCAAGGCCCTCATCGCCCAGTACGACGAGCTCGTGCCCGAGGGGCTCGACGCCGCGCACCACGTCAACGGCGCTCTCACGATCGGCGAGAACATCGGAGACCTCGGCGGCCTCGGCATCGCGCTCAAGGCCTATGAGCTCTCGCTCGACGGGGCAGAGGCGCCGGTCATCGACGGCTACACGGGCGTGCAGCGACTGCTGCTGTCGTGGGCGCAGGTGTGGCAGCAGAAGAGCCGCGACGCCGAGACCCTGAGACTGCTGACGATCGACCCGCACTCGCCCAACGAGTTCCGCTGCAACCAGATCGTCCGCAACATCGATGCGTTCTACGAGGCCTTCGACGTCGCGGAGTCCGACGCGCTGTGGCTCCCGCAGGACTCACGCGTCACGATCTGGTGA
- a CDS encoding J-domain-containing protein, whose amino-acid sequence MTDPREAAARYRARQQSDGAEEDAESGTAPGIAAATDRAAFIETAIQVAIRRGDFDDLPGAGKPLEGLGTHHDPDWWIRRKIEQENLTGLGPLAILLRTEDRELDDQLDLLGREADVREVLVDFNGRVIEARRQLQGGPPVVTEPRDVDAEVAAWADRRAARFDARAAEAPEQPRRRRFGIRRRA is encoded by the coding sequence ATGACGGATCCACGCGAGGCCGCGGCGAGATACCGCGCGCGGCAGCAGAGCGACGGCGCGGAGGAGGATGCCGAATCCGGCACGGCTCCGGGGATCGCCGCCGCGACCGATCGGGCGGCGTTCATCGAGACGGCCATCCAGGTCGCGATCCGTCGGGGTGACTTCGACGATCTGCCGGGTGCGGGCAAGCCTCTCGAGGGTCTGGGCACGCATCACGATCCCGACTGGTGGATCCGCCGCAAGATCGAGCAGGAGAACCTGACGGGGCTCGGGCCGCTGGCGATCCTGCTGCGCACCGAGGACCGCGAACTCGACGATCAGCTCGATCTGCTGGGGCGCGAGGCCGACGTGCGCGAGGTGCTCGTGGACTTCAACGGGCGTGTGATCGAGGCCCGCCGTCAGCTGCAGGGGGGTCCTCCGGTGGTCACGGAACCGCGCGACGTCGACGCCGAGGTCGCCGCCTGGGCCGACCGCCGGGCCGCCCGGTTCGACGCCCGTGCGGCGGAGGCGCCGGAGCAGCCGCGGCGACGACGCTTCGGCATCCGCCGCAGGGCGTGA
- a CDS encoding MATE family efflux transporter, whose product MTERTLNREILRLAVPALGALIAEPAFLIVDAALVGHLGTTPLAGLGIAGAVLQTIVGLMVFLAYSTTPAVARLFGAGRPGEAVSVGINGMWLALAIGAVLAAAGAASSPWLVSLFGASEAVSAQANDYLVISMWGLPAMLIVFAATGLLRGMQDTVTPLWIAGLGFGANALLNVVFIYGLGWGIAGSAAGTVVAQWGMVGAYVLVIRRLAATHDASLRARREGMGSTARSGGWLFLRTVSLRAALLVTVAVATGIGTDELAGWQIVFTIFSAAAFALDALAIAAQALIGKELGAGDERQVHRVLRRTVAWGAWFGVVVGALIAALSGVLGIVFTGDPSVAALVQPALLILAVAQPIAGVVFVLDGVLMGANDARYLALAGGLNLLPFLPALWIIAATGVDGAAGLIWLAVAFFGVYLLARLGTLGWRVRSGRWISAGV is encoded by the coding sequence ATGACCGAGCGCACCCTCAACCGTGAGATCCTGCGCCTCGCCGTCCCCGCCCTCGGCGCACTGATCGCCGAGCCCGCATTCCTCATCGTCGACGCCGCCCTCGTCGGGCACCTCGGCACCACCCCGCTGGCCGGCCTCGGCATCGCCGGAGCCGTGCTGCAGACCATCGTCGGCCTCATGGTCTTCCTCGCCTACTCGACCACCCCGGCTGTCGCGCGACTCTTCGGTGCGGGCCGACCGGGCGAAGCCGTCTCGGTCGGCATCAACGGCATGTGGCTGGCGCTCGCGATCGGCGCCGTGCTCGCCGCGGCGGGCGCCGCCTCCTCCCCGTGGCTCGTGTCGCTGTTCGGGGCGAGCGAGGCCGTGTCCGCGCAGGCGAACGACTACCTCGTCATCTCGATGTGGGGCCTGCCCGCCATGCTCATCGTGTTCGCCGCGACCGGACTCCTGCGCGGGATGCAGGACACCGTGACCCCGCTGTGGATCGCAGGGCTCGGTTTCGGCGCGAACGCGTTGCTCAACGTCGTGTTCATCTACGGGCTCGGCTGGGGCATCGCCGGTTCAGCAGCCGGAACCGTCGTGGCGCAGTGGGGCATGGTCGGCGCCTACGTGCTGGTGATCCGCCGGCTCGCCGCGACGCATGACGCGTCACTGCGGGCGCGGCGAGAGGGCATGGGAAGCACCGCCCGTTCGGGCGGCTGGTTGTTCCTGCGCACGGTGAGCCTGCGGGCGGCTCTCCTCGTGACCGTCGCGGTTGCCACGGGCATCGGCACGGACGAGCTCGCCGGATGGCAGATCGTCTTCACGATCTTCTCGGCGGCGGCCTTCGCACTCGACGCCCTGGCCATCGCCGCGCAGGCGCTGATCGGCAAGGAGCTCGGCGCGGGTGATGAACGGCAGGTGCATCGGGTCCTCCGGCGCACGGTGGCCTGGGGCGCCTGGTTCGGCGTCGTGGTCGGGGCGCTCATCGCGGCGCTCTCGGGCGTGCTCGGCATCGTGTTCACGGGCGACCCGTCGGTCGCCGCCCTCGTGCAGCCGGCCCTCCTGATCCTCGCGGTCGCCCAGCCGATCGCGGGCGTCGTCTTCGTGCTCGACGGTGTGCTCATGGGCGCGAACGACGCGCGCTACCTCGCACTCGCGGGCGGGCTCAACCTGCTTCCGTTCCTGCCCGCGCTGTGGATCATCGCCGCGACAGGGGTCGACGGTGCCGCCGGCCTCATCTGGCTCGCCGTCGCGTTCTTCGGCGTCTATCTGCTCGCACGACTCGGCACTCTCGGCTGGCGCGTGCGATCCGGACGCTGGATCTCGGCCGGCGTCTAG